A part of Betaproteobacteria bacterium genomic DNA contains:
- the pssA gene encoding CDP-diacylglycerol--serine O-phosphatidyltransferase: protein MRRKFRPGFFWLPNAITTVALFAGFYAIVQAMNNRYSAAAAAIFIAMVFDGLDGRVARLTRTQSAFGAELDSLSDMVAFGAAPALVIYEWALRGLGKYGWAAAFAYCACAALRLARFNTNIGVVDKRYFQGLPSPAAAAVVAGFVWAMDSFDYTGPRLDWYAAGITVFAAFTMVSNVPFYSGKDINIRKSVPFWQVVLVPLVVAAVFFLSDNLPEMLFTIAILYAGSGYVMAAVGFFRPPPPAGPSHEEPPAAE from the coding sequence ATGCGTCGCAAGTTCCGACCGGGGTTCTTCTGGCTGCCGAATGCCATCACGACAGTCGCTCTGTTCGCGGGCTTCTATGCCATCGTGCAGGCGATGAACAACCGCTACAGCGCGGCGGCGGCGGCCATCTTCATCGCCATGGTCTTCGACGGGCTGGACGGACGCGTCGCCCGCCTCACGCGAACCCAGAGCGCCTTCGGCGCCGAACTCGATTCGCTTTCGGACATGGTGGCGTTCGGCGCCGCCCCGGCCCTGGTCATCTACGAATGGGCGCTGCGCGGACTGGGCAAGTACGGATGGGCGGCCGCGTTCGCCTACTGTGCCTGCGCGGCCCTGCGTCTGGCTCGTTTCAACACGAACATCGGCGTCGTCGACAAGCGCTACTTCCAGGGATTGCCGAGTCCTGCTGCCGCCGCGGTCGTCGCCGGTTTCGTGTGGGCCATGGATTCCTTCGACTACACGGGGCCCAGACTGGACTGGTACGCCGCCGGTATCACGGTCTTCGCTGCTTTCACCATGGTGAGCAACGTCCCGTTCTACAGCGGCAAGGACATCAACATCCGCAAGAGCGTGCCTTTCTGGCAGGTTGTCCTCGTGCCCCTCGTCGTAGCGGCGGTGTTCTTCCTGTCCGACAATCTCCCGGAAATGCTGTTCACGATCGCGATTCTGTACGCCGGTTCGGGATACGTCATGGCGGCCGTCGGTTTCTTCCGGCCGCCTCCGCCCGCGGGACCCTCGCACGAGGAGCCGCCCGCGGCCGAGTGA
- a CDS encoding 2-isopropylmalate synthase, giving the protein MTDRLIIFDTTLRDGEQSPGASMTREEKLRIARQLEKLRVDVIEAGFPAASNGDFEAVRAVAGIIKDSTVCGLARANDHDIRRAGEALREANSGRIHTFIATSPIHMEKKLRMQPDQVIETAVKAVTLAKSFRDDVEFSPEDAGRSEVDFLCRILEAVIRAGATTINIPDTVGYTMPEQFGGLIRALRERIPNSDKVVWSVHCHNDLGLAVANSLSAVMNGARQVECTINGLGERAGNASLEEIVMAVRTRKDYFPCDTRIDTTQIVPASKLVSGITGFPVQPNKAIVGANAFAHESGIHQDGVIKSRETYEIMRAEDVGWTTNKLVLGKLSGRNAFKQRLKELGIELSSEEGLNAAFARFKDLADKKSEIFDEDLQMLVSDEAAAQDAEHFKLVSMMIHSETGETPTAKVVMAEGHDEKRAEAAGSGPVDATFRAIETIATSGAELQLFSVNSITSGTDAQGEVTVRLKKEGRIVNGAGADTDIVVASAKAYINALNKLHSKLERAHPQV; this is encoded by the coding sequence ATGACCGACCGTCTCATCATTTTCGACACGACGCTTCGTGACGGGGAACAAAGCCCGGGCGCGTCCATGACCCGCGAAGAGAAGCTTCGCATCGCGCGCCAGCTGGAGAAACTTCGGGTGGATGTGATCGAAGCCGGTTTTCCGGCTGCGTCCAACGGGGACTTCGAGGCCGTTCGAGCCGTCGCGGGCATCATCAAGGATTCCACGGTCTGCGGACTCGCCCGCGCCAACGATCACGACATCAGGCGTGCCGGAGAGGCGTTGCGCGAGGCCAACTCGGGGCGGATCCACACGTTCATCGCGACGTCCCCGATCCACATGGAAAAGAAGCTGCGCATGCAGCCGGACCAGGTCATCGAGACCGCCGTCAAGGCGGTCACCCTCGCCAAATCGTTTCGTGATGACGTCGAGTTCTCGCCGGAGGACGCGGGGCGTTCCGAAGTCGACTTTCTGTGCCGGATACTCGAAGCCGTCATCCGTGCCGGTGCCACGACGATCAACATTCCCGACACGGTCGGGTACACCATGCCGGAACAGTTCGGCGGTCTGATCCGCGCTTTGCGCGAGCGGATTCCCAATTCAGACAAGGTGGTCTGGTCGGTTCACTGCCACAACGATCTCGGCCTCGCAGTCGCCAACTCCCTGTCTGCCGTGATGAACGGCGCACGCCAGGTGGAATGCACGATCAACGGTCTTGGCGAACGTGCCGGCAACGCATCGCTCGAGGAGATCGTCATGGCGGTGCGAACCCGCAAGGACTACTTCCCCTGCGACACGCGCATCGACACGACGCAGATCGTTCCCGCGTCGAAGCTCGTGTCCGGCATCACCGGCTTTCCCGTGCAGCCGAACAAGGCCATCGTCGGCGCCAACGCCTTCGCCCACGAGTCCGGCATCCATCAGGACGGCGTGATCAAGAGCCGCGAGACCTACGAGATCATGCGGGCCGAGGACGTGGGCTGGACCACCAACAAGCTGGTCCTGGGCAAGCTGTCCGGCCGCAACGCGTTCAAGCAGCGCCTGAAGGAACTGGGCATCGAACTCTCCAGCGAGGAAGGCCTGAATGCCGCTTTTGCACGATTCAAGGACCTGGCCGACAAGAAATCCGAGATCTTCGACGAGGATCTGCAGATGCTCGTCTCGGACGAGGCGGCGGCCCAGGACGCCGAGCATTTCAAGCTTGTCTCGATGATGATCCACTCGGAAACCGGCGAAACGCCCACGGCAAAGGTCGTGATGGCCGAAGGGCACGACGAGAAACGCGCCGAGGCAGCCGGCAGCGGTCCCGTGGATGCGACCTTCCGTGCCATCGAGACGATCGCCACGAGCGGGGCGGAACTCCAGCTCTTTTCCGTGAACAGCATCACGAGCGGAACGGATGCGCAGGGTGAAGTGACGGTGCGCCTCAAGAAGGAGGGCCGCATCGTCAATGGAGCCGGCGCGGACACCGACATCGTGGTCGCATCCGCGAAGGCCTACATCAACGCGCTGAACAAGCTGCATTCCAAACTTGAACGCGCACATCCGCAGGTCTGA
- a CDS encoding glycosyltransferase family 2 protein — protein sequence MIDLFGRRARTDAADAVRIDPAQFWVTVITPTTGKGSLEDLIVSVDGQTVGERILHLLLFDETRSEGAPAPETYNGPHRRALVLPWGLGRQGEAPGSALRAVALMAAPTPWVTFADDDVRWEPDHVQRLLDAAGSLNWSSTLRNIWAPDGSFIGVDRFESVGDDPGRKVPEEMLDNNCMMFRRELGVVAAQLYRETRDYNDDRLMYGFLKSQAGARGTTGQPTLHQICPDRLVNFFRHHCSAR from the coding sequence ATGATCGATCTGTTCGGCCGCCGGGCCCGCACCGACGCCGCGGACGCCGTTCGCATCGATCCTGCGCAGTTCTGGGTGACGGTGATCACGCCCACCACAGGCAAGGGCAGTCTGGAGGACCTGATCGTTTCGGTGGATGGACAGACGGTCGGCGAGCGGATCCTGCATCTGCTGCTGTTCGATGAAACGCGCTCGGAAGGCGCGCCGGCGCCGGAAACCTACAATGGACCCCATCGAAGAGCCCTCGTCCTGCCCTGGGGGCTGGGCCGGCAGGGTGAGGCACCCGGCTCGGCGCTGCGGGCGGTGGCGCTCATGGCAGCGCCCACGCCCTGGGTCACGTTCGCGGACGACGATGTCCGGTGGGAGCCGGATCACGTCCAGCGTCTTCTGGACGCCGCGGGATCGCTCAACTGGTCTTCCACGTTGCGAAACATCTGGGCGCCCGATGGAAGCTTCATCGGCGTAGACCGGTTCGAATCGGTCGGCGACGACCCCGGGCGCAAGGTCCCCGAGGAGATGCTCGACAACAACTGCATGATGTTCAGGCGCGAACTCGGGGTGGTCGCGGCGCAGCTGTATCGCGAAACAAGGGACTACAACGACGACCGTCTGATGTACGGTTTCCTCAAATCGCAGGCAGGCGCGCGCGGGACGACCGGCCAGCCGACCCTTCACCAAATCTGTCCCGATCGCCTCGTGAACTTCTTCAGGCACCACTGCTCGGCTCGATAG
- a CDS encoding protein kinase — MEERIGKYLLRKELGRGAASVVYLAFDEFLNADLALKIYLPVPGSEFETAAAVQFVSEASLAGKLVHPHIVTIVDAVAEPGRRYVAMEYVEGGSLRQFTRPDTLLPVSDVVQIAFKCCSALEFASRLGVVHRDIKPSNILMDSGGDIKVADFGAAFIRGVRTTEEFQLSSPSYCPPEQIQGQPPSAQGDMFSLGVMLYELLTGTKPFRGQNVEETLRQIRTASPVPPSVKRPDLPPLLDAVIGRFLKKWPGDRYANWAEAALDLANVGRMSVYRQSIPDSEKFTALKSASLTAGFDDGELWNTVRHARWQRVPAQHVLVTEGEPGDTLLLIAQGSAKVMSQGRLLNVLHTGDCFGEMAYVQGPGSTRSATIQTTTDTIVAEFSRESLSGLSAETQLKLANTMLRVLAERLAFANARISRQ, encoded by the coding sequence ATGGAAGAACGCATCGGCAAGTATCTGCTGCGCAAGGAACTGGGCAGAGGCGCGGCCAGCGTGGTGTACCTCGCCTTCGACGAATTCCTCAACGCCGACCTGGCGCTGAAGATCTATCTGCCGGTGCCGGGCAGCGAGTTCGAAACGGCCGCCGCCGTGCAGTTCGTGAGCGAGGCGTCGCTCGCGGGCAAGCTCGTGCATCCCCACATCGTCACCATCGTCGACGCGGTGGCAGAGCCCGGGCGCCGTTACGTGGCGATGGAGTACGTGGAAGGCGGCAGCCTGCGCCAGTTCACCCGTCCGGACACTCTGCTCCCCGTGTCCGATGTGGTCCAGATCGCGTTCAAGTGCTGCAGCGCGCTTGAATTCGCCTCCCGGCTGGGCGTGGTGCACCGGGACATCAAGCCCTCGAACATCCTCATGGATTCCGGCGGCGACATCAAGGTGGCGGATTTCGGCGCCGCCTTCATCCGCGGAGTGCGAACCACCGAGGAGTTCCAGCTTTCATCGCCTTCGTACTGCCCGCCGGAACAGATCCAGGGTCAGCCGCCGAGCGCTCAAGGGGACATGTTCTCCTTGGGCGTGATGCTTTACGAGTTGCTGACCGGGACGAAGCCGTTCCGGGGCCAGAACGTCGAGGAAACGCTCCGGCAGATCCGCACCGCAAGCCCGGTGCCGCCTTCGGTGAAGCGGCCCGACCTGCCGCCCCTGCTGGATGCCGTGATCGGCCGGTTCCTCAAGAAATGGCCAGGGGACCGGTACGCCAACTGGGCCGAAGCCGCCCTCGATCTGGCGAACGTCGGCCGGATGAGCGTGTACCGCCAGTCGATCCCCGACAGCGAGAAGTTCACGGCGCTGAAGAGCGCCTCGCTCACTGCAGGGTTCGACGATGGCGAGCTGTGGAACACGGTGCGCCATGCGCGCTGGCAGCGCGTGCCGGCACAGCACGTCCTCGTCACGGAGGGGGAACCTGGCGATACGTTGCTGCTCATCGCTCAGGGGAGCGCGAAAGTGATGTCGCAGGGGCGGCTGCTCAACGTACTGCACACCGGCGACTGCTTCGGCGAGATGGCGTACGTGCAGGGCCCCGGGTCCACGCGCAGCGCCACCATCCAGACCACCACCGACACCATCGTGGCCGAATTCTCCCGCGAGAGCCTGAGCGGACTGTCCGCCGAAACGCAGTTGAAGCTGGCCAACACCATGCTGCGTGTTCTGGCCGAGCGCCTCGCCTTCGCCAACGCCCGGATATCGCGGCAGTAG
- a CDS encoding NAD(P)/FAD-dependent oxidoreductase: MNRSPTAAAAPHRIVIVGGGAGGLELATRLGDTLGRRGRAHVTLVDRARTHLWKPLLHQVAAGCMDMDDHALDYLAQARWHHFHFQLAHMTGLDRGGKQVLLGPLLDQETGEEVLPARALPYDTLVIAVGSQTNDFGTPGAQAHAIALDMPEQAERFRSRLLNACLRANAQGGPRDPWQLHVAIIGAGATGVELAAELHNSTRELVSFGLDNIDPERDLRVTIIEAAPRVLPALPERLSEATLELLKKIRVDVLTGERVTEVTATGVRTQSGREVPAELTVWAAGIKAPEFLKDLAGLETNRLNQLVVNDRLQTTRDPSIFALGDCAACPWPEKKGWVPPRAQSAHQQASHLVRNLPLHVSGQQIRPWRYRDFGSLVSLGDYSTIGSLMGGITRGSLMIEGYFAGLMYVSLYKMHELALHGFAKVFLDTLARLITRRTEPHVKLH, from the coding sequence ATGAACCGATCACCCACCGCGGCGGCCGCACCGCATCGCATCGTCATTGTCGGGGGCGGAGCGGGAGGGCTGGAACTGGCCACCCGCCTCGGCGACACGCTGGGCCGCCGCGGCCGGGCACATGTGACGCTGGTGGACCGTGCCCGCACGCACCTGTGGAAGCCCCTGCTGCATCAGGTCGCCGCCGGTTGCATGGACATGGATGACCACGCGCTCGACTACCTCGCGCAGGCGCGCTGGCACCACTTTCATTTCCAGCTGGCCCACATGACCGGCCTCGACCGTGGCGGGAAGCAGGTTCTGCTCGGGCCGCTGCTGGACCAGGAAACGGGGGAAGAGGTTCTTCCGGCCCGAGCCCTGCCCTACGATACGCTGGTCATCGCCGTGGGCAGCCAGACAAACGACTTCGGCACTCCGGGCGCCCAGGCACACGCCATCGCGCTGGACATGCCGGAGCAGGCGGAGCGGTTTCGCTCGCGCCTGCTCAATGCCTGCCTCAGGGCCAATGCGCAGGGCGGTCCGCGCGATCCGTGGCAACTCCACGTCGCGATCATCGGGGCTGGCGCAACCGGCGTGGAACTGGCCGCCGAGTTGCACAATTCGACCCGTGAACTCGTGTCCTTCGGCCTGGACAACATAGACCCCGAGCGCGACCTGCGTGTGACCATCATCGAGGCGGCGCCGCGTGTCCTGCCCGCGCTCCCCGAAAGACTGTCCGAGGCGACGCTCGAATTGCTGAAGAAGATCCGGGTCGACGTGCTCACGGGGGAGCGCGTGACCGAGGTGACGGCGACCGGCGTCAGGACGCAGAGCGGCCGCGAGGTCCCGGCCGAGCTCACCGTCTGGGCTGCAGGCATCAAGGCGCCCGAATTCCTGAAGGACCTCGCCGGCCTCGAGACCAATCGCCTCAATCAGCTGGTGGTCAACGACCGCCTGCAGACCACGCGGGACCCCTCCATTTTCGCGCTTGGAGACTGTGCCGCGTGCCCCTGGCCGGAGAAGAAGGGCTGGGTCCCCCCACGTGCGCAGTCGGCGCATCAGCAGGCCAGCCATCTCGTGCGCAATCTGCCCCTTCACGTGTCGGGACAGCAGATCCGGCCATGGCGCTACCGGGATTTCGGATCGCTCGTCTCGCTCGGGGACTACAGCACGATCGGCAGTCTGATGGGGGGCATCACGCGTGGAAGCCTCATGATCGAAGGCTATTTCGCGGGCCTCATGTACGTGTCCCTGTACAAGATGCACGAACTGGCATTGCACGGATTCGCCAAGGTCTTCCTGGACACGCTGGCACGCCTCATCACGCGGCGCACCGAGCCGCACGTGAAACTGCACTGA
- a CDS encoding DUF2237 domain-containing protein, whose protein sequence is MTGTLLNVLGTPLAACSFDPLTGYFRDGCCRTSADDDGTHVICARVTAEFLEFSRSRGNDLSTPRPEWRFPGLVPGDRWCLCALRWLEALEAGVAPPVILEATHIGVLAYVTLADLKYHAYIGPNDPSR, encoded by the coding sequence GTGACGGGAACGCTGCTGAACGTTCTGGGCACCCCGCTCGCGGCGTGCAGCTTCGATCCCCTCACCGGATACTTCCGGGACGGATGCTGCCGCACGAGCGCCGACGATGACGGCACGCACGTGATCTGTGCGCGGGTCACTGCCGAGTTCCTCGAGTTCAGCCGAAGCCGCGGCAACGACCTGTCCACCCCGCGCCCCGAGTGGCGCTTCCCCGGACTCGTACCGGGCGATCGGTGGTGTCTGTGCGCTCTGCGCTGGCTGGAAGCGCTGGAGGCCGGTGTGGCTCCCCCGGTCATTCTCGAGGCGACGCACATCGGAGTACTCGCCTACGTCACGCTCGCCGATCTGAAGTATCACGCCTACATCGGCCCTAACGACCCGAGCCGCTGA
- a CDS encoding TolC family protein, with amino-acid sequence MKRVAVTALAVTLMLAGCARESYRPKPPDPDGSAAALAVRSLASGELRRYLDAQGRSQQSWPRQSWDLSSLTLAAVFHHPEIEVARARARLAAAEKDTSKTRLPYTLTARPEFNDKESGGDTPWGMGVLVGLPLDTGGKRQARTEQLERIEEAAKLEVAVATWRVRSRLRRHFVDLYVADRTRKALDAEHSERGRLLALMEKRLSAGMVSAADVSALRIRQAESGLALQRAAVRQDQALAGVAEAVGVPLAELERVEFDFAAVSQPAPRSGGRGAPANRAYPPDRSAAQACGLRGRRGGGETGGGPAVSRHHTRPRLFLGRGREHLVRGRPERGAADCKNARADPRGGIAA; translated from the coding sequence ATGAAACGCGTCGCCGTGACCGCGCTGGCTGTGACACTGATGCTGGCAGGGTGTGCACGCGAATCCTACCGCCCCAAGCCCCCGGACCCCGATGGTTCGGCCGCTGCTCTGGCCGTGCGTTCGCTCGCCTCGGGCGAACTGCGCCGCTATCTGGATGCGCAGGGCAGGTCTCAGCAGTCGTGGCCTCGGCAGTCCTGGGACCTCTCTTCCCTTACGCTCGCTGCCGTTTTTCATCATCCCGAAATCGAGGTCGCGAGGGCGCGCGCCCGCCTTGCCGCAGCGGAGAAGGACACGTCGAAGACACGCCTGCCGTACACGCTGACGGCGCGGCCGGAATTCAACGACAAGGAATCCGGCGGCGACACGCCCTGGGGAATGGGAGTGCTGGTGGGGCTGCCTCTGGACACGGGAGGAAAGCGGCAGGCTCGTACCGAGCAACTCGAACGGATCGAGGAAGCGGCGAAGCTCGAGGTCGCCGTCGCGACATGGCGGGTACGCAGCCGGTTGCGTCGGCATTTCGTGGATCTCTATGTGGCGGACCGCACGCGCAAGGCGCTCGATGCCGAACACAGCGAGCGCGGCCGGCTTCTCGCCCTCATGGAAAAGAGGCTTTCGGCGGGCATGGTGTCCGCGGCTGACGTTTCCGCACTGCGCATCCGTCAGGCGGAGAGCGGTCTGGCTCTGCAGCGAGCGGCGGTGCGCCAGGATCAGGCGCTGGCAGGCGTTGCCGAGGCCGTCGGCGTGCCGCTCGCCGAACTCGAACGGGTCGAGTTCGACTTCGCGGCGGTTTCGCAGCCTGCTCCCCGTTCCGGAGGGCGAGGGGCTCCAGCGAACCGCGCTTACCCACCGGATCGATCTGCGGCGCAAGCTTGCGGACTACGCGGCCGCCGAGGCGGCGGTGAAACTGGAGGTGGCCCGGCAGTATCCCGACATCACACTCGCCCCCGGCTATTTCTGGGACGCGGACGAGAGCATCTGGTCCGTGGCCGTCCTGAGCGTGGTGCCGCCGACTGCAAGAACGCGCGCGCTGATCCGCGAGGCGGAATTGCGGCGTGA
- a CDS encoding efflux RND transporter permease subunit: protein MIASLVRFSIRYPGVIVAFALMLVVSGLFTLGRARVDVFPEFSPTQVVIQTEAPGLSPELVEALVTQRLEDALLGVSGLEAIRSQSIPGLSVVTVVFEDGSDIYRNRQVVAERLSGVAPLMPAGVSFPVITPLTSSASTVLGVGLTSKTKTLTEVRTLADTVMRPHLMSVEGVAEVNVFGGQVRQWQLQIDPVRLNRLGISLADVLAAARQATGIVSAGFIPGPNQRIAIVTTGQPATPEVLGRALLRFDGGRTLLLGDVGKVVEGAAEPISAAAINGESGVFVMVQGQLGSNTLAVSRGLESALADLRPLLDREKVTLHADLFRPANFIETAVRNVRFDILIGSCLVVVVLFLILFNARTAFICTTAIPVSLLGAVLLLAALDQPINIMVLGGLAISLGEVVDDAIIDTENIFRRLRENRLAGSPLDPATVALDASVEVRGSVVYATFIVALVFVPLLTFGGIGGKLFSPLGLSYILAILASLFVATSLTPALCYLLLGRGHLQTADPPFVRRIKPGYASLLRAIERHAGRVIGVTGFVIVLGLSAVTLFSGEFVPSLKEGHYVVHMTAVPGTSEREVLRIGNRLTAVLLRVKGVKSVAQWVGRSQNGADTFGPHYSEMEVEVGALDGDEQARILSEIRAILAGHQGAFPGVTFSVNTFLTERIEETISGFPADVAVSIFGADLDSLDHDAAEVAERLAAIPGARDVQVQALVGTPQLEVRFKQDRLTAYGFTAIEVLDAVRTAYEGARVGQIYSGSHPVDVVAILSAEYRRAPVQVGDLPLRSASGSVVRLKDVADVGMGAGRYKILHHGGKRIQTVTANIEARDLDAFDHDLRKALSENFRLSTGNYLVIEGEAEASVEARRRLVFHSLLAGAGIFVLLYLAFNNLRNLSLTFLNLPFALVGGVAAVLLNGGWMTLGSLVGFVTLFGITLRNSIMLVSHYQHLVEYEGLPWNADTMLKGAAERLPSILMTALVTSLGLMPLALGSGQPGREIEGPMAMIIVGGLVTSTVLNLLILPAVLLRFGRFETKPAASN, encoded by the coding sequence ATGATCGCGTCCCTCGTCCGTTTTTCGATCCGTTATCCGGGCGTGATCGTCGCGTTCGCGCTCATGCTGGTCGTTTCCGGTCTGTTCACGCTCGGTCGCGCCCGTGTGGACGTCTTTCCGGAGTTCTCTCCCACCCAGGTGGTCATCCAGACCGAGGCGCCCGGACTCTCGCCGGAACTGGTCGAGGCGCTCGTGACCCAGCGTCTGGAAGATGCCCTGCTGGGCGTGTCCGGCCTGGAAGCGATCCGGTCCCAATCGATTCCCGGTCTGTCGGTGGTCACCGTCGTGTTCGAGGACGGCTCGGACATCTACCGCAACCGTCAGGTCGTGGCCGAACGTCTTTCGGGCGTCGCTCCGCTGATGCCGGCCGGCGTGAGCTTTCCGGTCATCACGCCTCTCACGTCCTCGGCCAGCACGGTGTTGGGCGTCGGACTGACTTCGAAGACGAAAACGCTCACCGAAGTGCGGACGCTGGCGGACACCGTGATGCGGCCGCACCTCATGTCGGTCGAGGGTGTGGCCGAGGTGAACGTCTTCGGCGGGCAGGTCCGGCAGTGGCAACTGCAGATCGATCCTGTGCGGCTCAATCGGCTCGGGATTTCGCTCGCCGACGTCCTCGCGGCCGCAAGGCAGGCGACGGGCATCGTGTCCGCCGGATTCATCCCCGGCCCCAACCAGCGAATCGCCATCGTAACGACCGGTCAGCCCGCGACGCCCGAGGTTCTGGGCCGGGCGCTGCTTCGCTTCGACGGCGGACGGACGCTGCTCCTTGGCGATGTGGGGAAGGTCGTCGAAGGTGCCGCCGAGCCCATCAGCGCCGCCGCCATCAATGGAGAATCCGGCGTGTTCGTCATGGTCCAGGGGCAGCTGGGCAGCAACACGCTCGCCGTCTCGCGGGGATTGGAGTCGGCTCTCGCCGACCTGCGGCCGCTGCTGGACCGGGAGAAGGTGACGCTGCACGCGGATCTTTTCCGGCCCGCCAACTTCATCGAGACCGCCGTGCGCAACGTCCGCTTCGACATCCTGATCGGATCGTGCCTGGTGGTCGTCGTGCTGTTCCTGATTCTCTTCAATGCCCGAACGGCCTTCATCTGTACCACCGCCATTCCGGTTTCCCTGCTCGGTGCGGTCCTGCTGCTCGCGGCACTCGACCAGCCCATCAACATCATGGTGCTGGGGGGCCTCGCCATTTCCTTGGGCGAGGTGGTCGACGACGCGATCATCGATACGGAGAACATCTTCCGTCGTCTGCGGGAAAACCGCCTGGCAGGATCGCCGCTGGATCCGGCCACGGTCGCGCTCGACGCGTCGGTCGAAGTGCGCGGGTCGGTCGTCTACGCGACCTTCATCGTCGCGCTCGTGTTCGTGCCCCTGCTCACCTTCGGCGGCATCGGCGGCAAATTGTTCTCGCCGCTGGGTCTCTCGTACATCCTCGCGATCCTCGCCTCGCTGTTCGTGGCCACGAGCCTGACGCCCGCCCTGTGCTACCTCCTCCTGGGACGCGGCCACCTGCAGACTGCCGATCCGCCGTTCGTGCGGCGTATCAAGCCCGGCTACGCGAGCCTCCTGCGCGCCATCGAACGGCATGCCGGCCGCGTCATCGGCGTCACTGGTTTCGTGATCGTGCTGGGCCTTTCCGCGGTGACGCTGTTCTCGGGCGAGTTCGTTCCGTCGTTGAAGGAAGGCCATTACGTCGTGCACATGACGGCCGTTCCGGGAACGTCCGAGCGGGAGGTCCTGCGCATCGGCAACCGGCTCACCGCGGTGCTCCTGCGCGTGAAGGGGGTGAAATCGGTGGCGCAGTGGGTCGGCAGGTCGCAGAACGGCGCCGACACGTTCGGCCCGCACTACAGCGAAATGGAGGTCGAGGTCGGCGCGCTGGACGGGGACGAGCAGGCGCGCATCCTGAGCGAGATACGCGCCATTCTTGCCGGGCATCAAGGAGCCTTCCCGGGCGTCACCTTCTCGGTGAACACGTTCCTCACCGAACGCATCGAGGAGACCATCTCGGGTTTCCCCGCGGATGTGGCGGTCAGCATCTTCGGCGCCGACCTGGATTCGCTGGACCACGATGCCGCGGAAGTCGCGGAGCGGTTGGCGGCTATTCCTGGTGCGCGCGATGTGCAGGTGCAGGCCCTTGTCGGAACGCCTCAGCTGGAGGTACGGTTCAAGCAGGACCGGCTCACGGCCTACGGCTTCACCGCCATCGAGGTGCTCGATGCCGTCCGGACCGCCTACGAAGGAGCGCGCGTCGGTCAGATCTACAGCGGGAGCCACCCGGTGGACGTGGTGGCCATCCTGTCTGCGGAATACCGCCGGGCGCCTGTCCAGGTGGGCGACCTGCCGCTGCGATCCGCATCCGGGTCCGTGGTCCGGCTCAAGGACGTCGCCGACGTCGGCATGGGGGCCGGCCGCTACAAGATCCTGCACCACGGGGGCAAACGGATCCAGACGGTGACCGCGAACATCGAGGCGCGCGACCTGGACGCTTTCGACCACGACTTGCGCAAGGCACTTTCGGAGAACTTCCGGCTTTCGACCGGCAACTATCTGGTGATCGAGGGCGAGGCCGAAGCCTCCGTGGAAGCGCGCCGGCGTCTCGTCTTCCATTCCCTTCTGGCGGGCGCCGGTATCTTCGTTCTGCTGTATCTCGCGTTCAACAATCTGCGCAACCTTTCGCTCACGTTCCTGAATCTCCCCTTCGCGCTGGTCGGGGGCGTTGCCGCCGTTCTGCTGAACGGCGGGTGGATGACGCTCGGTTCGCTGGTGGGCTTCGTCACGCTGTTCGGAATCACGCTGCGCAACTCGATCATGCTGGTGTCGCACTACCAGCATCTCGTCGAGTACGAAGGATTGCCCTGGAATGCCGACACCATGCTGAAGGGGGCCGCCGAGCGACTGCCATCCATTCTCATGACGGCCCTGGTGACGTCCCTGGGTCTGATGCCCCTGGCACTGGGCAGCGGCCAGCCCGGCCGCGAGATCGAGGGCCCCATGGCCATGATCATCGTGGGCGGTCTGGTGACCTCGACGGTCCTCAACCTGCTCATTCTTCCCGCGGTCCTGCTGAGATTCGGCAGGTTCGAAACGAAGCCGGCAGCATCGAACTGA
- the trxA gene encoding thioredoxin — MATMELTQENFDTVVSDSPIVIIDFWAPWCGPCRQFAPVFEQISEKHPDVVFAKLNTDEQQGIAQAFQIRSIPTLMVFREKVILFSNPGSMPAGQFDKLVTEVKAVDMAKVHAEIAAQETEQPAAAN; from the coding sequence ATGGCCACGATGGAACTTACCCAGGAGAATTTCGATACGGTGGTGTCCGACAGCCCCATCGTGATCATCGATTTCTGGGCACCCTGGTGCGGTCCGTGCCGTCAGTTCGCGCCCGTGTTCGAGCAGATCTCGGAAAAGCATCCCGACGTGGTCTTCGCGAAGCTCAACACCGACGAGCAGCAAGGTATCGCCCAGGCGTTCCAGATCCGTTCGATTCCCACCCTCATGGTGTTCCGCGAGAAGGTCATCCTGTTCTCGAATCCCGGCTCGATGCCGGCCGGCCAGTTCGACAAGCTGGTGACCGAGGTGAAGGCGGTCGACATGGCCAAGGTCCATGCAGAGATCGCGGCGCAGGAGACCGAACAGCCGGCCGCCGCGAACTGA